The Clostridium aceticum genomic interval TTAGCAGTTTGAAGATCTGTTGTTTTGAAGGATAGCACGGCACCTGCCCCATCAGCCTGTGAGAAGTGAAGTTTCTTGCCTGGATGATTTTCTAGTCCAGGGTAAAATACTTCCTCTACCCCTTTTTGTTCTTCAAGCCATTGTGCAAGCTTCAAGGCATTTTGCTGTTGATAATCCATTCTTACCTTCAGTGTTTTTATACCTCTTAGTAATAGCCAAGAATCCTGAGGCCCTAAAATCGCACCAAAGCCATTCTGCACAAAATAGACCTTCTCAGCTATATCTTTATTTTTTACAACCACTAATCCTCCCACTACATCACTATGTCCCCCTAGGAATTTAGTAGCACTGTGAATGACGATATCTATCCCTAGTTCAACTGGCCTTTGGAGATAAGGTGACATAAAAGTATTATCTATCATTGTCAACAAGTCGTACTCTTTTGCAATTTTCACAGCACTTCTTATATCTGTGATTTTTAACAAAGGATTAGAGGGGCTTTCTAAAAAAATAGCCTTCGTATTTCCTTTAATATTTTTTCTTATATTCTCTAAATCACCAGCATTAACAAAAGTTACCTCCACAGCAAAACGACTAAAAAACTTGCTGGTAATCCGATGGGTTCCCCCATAAACATCTTCACATACGATAATATGATCTCCTGATGCAAAAATAGAAAGTACAGATGAAGTAGCTGCCATTCCAGAAGAAAAGGCAAAACCTCTATATCCTCCTTCTAGCTTTGCAATGGTTTCTTCTAAAGCTTTACGGGTAGGATTTTCTGATCTAGAATAATTGAATTCCCCTGGATTGTCTATATCGGACTGATGAAAAGTTGATACTTGATAAATTGGAATACTCAAAGCCCCTGTATGTTTATCAATTTCATTTCCATTATGGATAAGTTTTGTTCCTATTTTCATATTCTATTCCTCCCCTTCTATGGCTTCTTCAAGATCACTGATTAAGTCATTGACATCTTCTATCCCTACTGATAATCTTAATAATCTTTCATCAATACCAAGTCTTTTACGAATTTCTTCAGGAATTGAAGCATGGGTCTGGGTGATGGGATAAGTGATGAGGCTTTCTACACCCCCAAGACTTTCTGCAAAGGAAATTACCTTTACATTTTTCAAAATTTTCTCCGCCAATGCAGTATTTTTTACTACAAAAGAAATCATTGCCCCAAAGCCTGTAGCTTGCTTTCTTGATAGGGTATATCCTTCATGATCTTCAAGACCAACATAGTAAACCTTCTCTACTTCTTCTTTTTTCTTCAGCCAGTTGGCAATCTCTATAGCATTTTCCTGTTGCTTTTTCATTCTAATACCAAGGGTTTTTATACCCCTCAACATTAACCAGCAGTCAAAGGGAGCTAAAACTGCACCAACTGTTTTATGTAAAAGTTCGATTTTTTCCCTCATTTCCTCCTCTTTTACCACCACAAATCCTGCTAGGGTATCATTATGGCCTCCAAGATATTTTGTTCCGCTATGAACAACAATGTCCGCCCCTAAGGCTAAAGGACGTTGAAAATATGGTGTTAAAAAGGTATTGTCCACCATAAGTATGATACTATTGTCCTTTGTAAACTTATTTAAGGCCTCAATATCCGTCACCTTCATCATGGGATTAGAAGGTGTTTCAATAAAAATTCCCCTGGTATTTGCCTTTATACTTTTACGAATGTTATCTATGCTTCTGGTATCAATGTAGGAAAATTCCATGCCATTCTTTTTGCATATCTCTTCAAATAATCTATAGGTTCCCCCGTATAGATCATCGGAAACGATGATATGATCCCCCGTTGAAAAGAGATGAAATAGCGTAGCTATAGCAGCCATGCCGGTAGAAAAAGCAAAACCTGCTGTCCCCCCTTCAAGAGCAGCAATGGTGTTTTCAAGCTCCTCCCTAGTAGGATTTTGAACTCTTGAATAATCATATCCTGTAGATTCATTAACCGCTGGATGTTTAAAGGTAGCACTTTGATAAATAGGGAAACTAATTGCTCCTGTATGGACATCCCCTCCCCTGCTGCCATGTACCAATTTTGTTTCCATGTGCAAACACTCTTTTTTCATAAAAATCATGTCCTTTCTATGTTTTAATAGTAATATTTTAACCTAAATTACCGAGAAGTCTCCCACTTTGGTGAGTAGTGAAATATTAAGACCTCCCTGTCAATAACAGGAAGGTCTTAGTATTAAGGCTTCCTCTTATCTCTCAGCTTTGCTGCAGGATTTAGCACCACTGCACATACTGTGCCGGTTGCCGGGTTTCATCGGGCCAGTCCCTCCACCACTCTAAATAAGAGTTTATTATTTATATATGTTTTGCATAAGCGTTATCTTAACGCATTATTTCCAGAATTCCTCCATCAACTGTCGTTTCTTTAATTCTAAGATCCTTCCACGCCACATTTTAATTCTATAGTAAACCTGTGTATTTAATTGGTTTTAGTTATAATAATATATTATAGATTACATGTCAATACTTTTGGAAAATAAAAAACATTAACCCTGCCTCAGTTTTTCTTGAATAGTATGGAAATTTTTGTTAATATATAGTAGATTATATTTTAACCCAGCTAAATAGTGACATTATTAGCGTTGACTTAAGCCATAATTTGTCATCCTGAGTGGAGCAAAGCGGAGTGGAAGGATGATAGTAGTATAAAAGTAACTGATAATTTATTCGGGGGGCTTATCTGCATGAAAACAATATTTGATGTTAAAAAGACTGACTATTCTATCAAAGATCCTACTTTAAAATCTATTTTTGATCATCCCGAGGTTGGTGTTTATATTTCTACATCATCTGGTAAGTTTCTTAAACTAAACAGAAAGTTCTGCGACATCCTTGGGTATGCAGAAAAAGAACTTGTGAACATGACCTTAACAGATCTTTATCTCCCTGAAACTATAGATCAAGCATCGCAAAATCATCATACATTGTTTACTCAAGAAAAAAAACATCATTTTCTTGAAAAAAAGGTAGTAAGGAAAGATCGCTCTATTCTATGGTTAAGCTTTGTTGTATCACCTATTCTTGATTTTGGTACTGAAATTTATCAATATATAGGTATTGTTCAGGATATCTCTAGAATGAAAAGTGCTGAAGAGGAATTATACGATGCTAAAAGAGTTTTGGAGAGCATCTTCGATACAACAAGTGCCATGATTGCCTATCTTGATAAGGATTTTAATTTTATTCGTGTAAATAAACAATATGCTGCTGCTGGCAATCATCCTCCTGAATTTTACATAGGAAAAAATCATTTTGCCCTGTATCCCTATACTGATAATGAAATGATCTTTCGGCGGGTAGTTGAAACAGGCCAACCTATTTCTTTTCATGCAAAACCCTTTGAGTATCAAGAGTTTCCTAAGCTAGGGGTTACCTATTGGGACTGGGATTTGATTCCTGTAAAAAACTCTCATGGCAGTGTTACTGGTGTTATTCTTAGCCTAGTCGATGTAACTAAGCGAAAAAAAGCAGAAGACAAACTTCGTAAGACAAATGATCTACTGGAAAAGAATGTGATGGAGCGTACTGCAGAACTGCAAGCCGAGGTGGCTGAACGTAAAAAAACCGAAGAGGCATTACGCCAAAGTGAACAACGCTACCGACAGGTCTTTGAAAATACTTCTGATGGTATTTTTCTTACTGATGTTGTTTCCCATGAGGTTTTTAGGTTTGTAGCTTTTAACCCTTCTTTAGAAAAGTTAGCAGGGCTATGGAGTTCAGAGGTTTGTGGTAAATATATCCATGAAGTTTTCCCTCAAGATTGTGCAGAATTTTTTACTGCTAATTATAAAAAATGTATAGCATTAGGAACTGTCTTCAGCTTTGAAGAACAACTTCCTACACCGGCAGGTAGCATATATCTTTATACAACACTTATGCCTATTAAGGATGATCAAGGAAAAATTTATAGAATATTAGGTGTGTGTCGTGATATTACTGAATACAAGAAAATGTCCGAAAACCTTAAGCAAGCCAAAGAAGAAGCTGAACTCGCCAATGATGCAAAAAGTGAGTATATTGCCAACATGTCCCATGAGCTAAGAACCCCTATTAATGTTATTTTGAGTGCAATACAATTATTTGATCTATATCTAAAATCCAATCCAGCGAATACAACAACTAAGCATTTTCATCATTTAAAATCAATGAAACAAAACTGCTTTAGATTGCTTCGGTTAGTAAACAACCTTATTGATATGACTAAAATTGATACAAACTTTTATGAGTTCAATTTAAAAAACCATAACATCGTAAACATTATCGAAGTAATAACCCTGTCTATAACGGATCATGTAAAAAATAGAAAAATTAGACTTAGTTACGATTCAAATATTGATACCAAGATTATTGCTTGTGATATTGATATCGTTGAAAGGATTATGCTTAATCTTCTCTCTAATGCAATTAAATTTACAGATTCAAATGGAACTATAGAAGTAAATTTGTTGGATGGAGAAGAATATATCTCCATTTCTGTTAAAGATAATGGGATTGGTATACCTAAAGATAAACAAAAGACAATATTTGAACGTTATAAACAGGCAGATCAATTGCTTACAAGAAAGCAAGAAGGTAGTGGCATAGGACTTTCACTGACAAAGTCCTTTGTAGAAATGCTGGGTGGTAAAATATCTGTGAAAAGTGAATATGGATTAGGAAGTGAATTTATTGTTGAATTGCCATGTAAAGTACTCCCTGAAAGTCCTAACAAAACAGAAGTTGAATGTCGTTTAAATGATTATAGTAGTATTGTAGAAAAGATAAACGTTGAACTTTCAGATATCTATTCCATTAAAGGAACTGAAGTTTAAAATATCTATATAAGTTATAAGTCATAGTAAATATGTTACATTCGCTACCCTCAGGGTGACAATTTTTACGCAGTCTGCGATCCCCATGACTCTGCTATCTTACACTAAGCTGTAAAAGTTTTATTGCAACTTATTTATTTGAAAAGTAAATTTTTCAAAAACAAACAAGGCGCATAAAAGGTTCAAACCATAAAATGCGACTTGTTTATTTTAAGTTGTAAATTTGAAAAATATTCCCTCAAATATTTTTATTCACTCACTTGATCTAAATAAGCTGCTTAAATAAGTCTTTTACTGTAGGGTAAATTTTTCTAAACTTTTCATATTTTTTATTATAAAGCTGGCTATTTTCCTTATCAGGATGAATGCTTTCTGTTACTTTAATAAACTTACAACAAGCATCTTCAACCCTATCAAATAATCCAAATCCTACGGAAGCCAATATTGCAGCACCATATGCAGGACCTTCATTGGTATTGAGCTTGTTTACTCTTACATTCAATACATCAGCTATGATCTCACACCAAAGTTTACTCTTTGCACCGCCACCACTAATACTGATATCAGTGATTTCAATGCCCATTTCTTTCATAATTTCAAAGGTATCCCTCAGGGAAAATGCAACTCCCTCTAGTACAGCTCGGGTCATGTGCTTTCTTTCATGGGTCATATTTATACCGATAAAGGTTCCTCTACAATTAGGATCATTATGAGGTGTTCTTTCTCCCATTAAGTAAGGAAGATAAAATAAACTATCATCGATTTGTGCTTCTTTTGCTTCATTTAATAAGCCATCAAAGTCCTCCGACTTATTGACTTCTTCAACCCACCACTTCAAAGATGCAGCTGCAGCAAGTGTCACACCCATAAGGTGATACTTGCCATTTGCATGGCAAAAAGAATGCAGACCATTATTTTCATCTACAAAAAATTCTTCATTTGATGTAAAAACAACCCCAGAAGTTCCAAGGGATAGTGAACAGGATCCAGCACCAACCACACCACCACCAACAGCAGCAACCGCTTGATCTCCCCCACCAATAACAATTTTTACATCTTTATTTAAGCCCAATTCTTCTGCCAGATCAGGTTTTATGTTTCCAATCACTTCATAGGATTCATATAGTCTTGGTAATTGTTCCTCAGAAATCCCCAAAAGCTCCAACATTTCTGCTGACCATTTTCTGTTTTTTACATCTAAATATAAGGTGCCTGATGCGTCTGACATGTCTGTGGCAAATACACCTGACATCTTGTAGGCGATATAATCCTTAGGAAGCATAATTTTTTTGGCGACAGCAAAATTTTCTGGTTCGTTTCCCTTTAACCATAGGACTTTTGGGGCAGTAAATCCTGTAAGAGCTACATTCCCTGTCCACTGAGATATTTTATTCCGACCAATTTCGTTATTAAGATACTCACATTCCTTCTCTGTTCTTTGGTCATTCCAAAGAATTGCAGGTCGTACCACTTGATCATTTTCATCTAAAGTAACCATGCCATGCATTTGACCGCTAAAACTAACTGCCTTCACTTCACTTTTATCTAAGCCATCTAAAAGCTCCTTAAATCCGCTTATAGACTGCCTCCACCAATCCTCTGGATTTTGTTGAGACCAAAGAGGTTTAGGAAAAGATAATGGATATTCTTTACTAATGGATCTAACAATATTTCCATTTTCATCGGTTGCAATGATTTTTACCGATGTTGTACCAATGTCTATACCTATAAAATACATTATTTTTCCCCTTCTTTCTGTTTATCACATTTACTTAATTTTAATCACAGCTTTTACAACATCACTTGCATTACCCACAACAAAATCAAAAGCTTCCTTCGTCTGATCAAAATTAAATTCATGACTCACAATACCTTTTACGTCAATAGCACCACTTGCGATAGCATTAATGGCAACAGGATATAGGTTTCTGTAACGGAAAACCGTCTTTAGCTCTCCTTCTTTGCCCATGAGCTTCATAAAGTTAAAGGCTGTTTCATCTTTAGGTGTCATACCTACTAAAACGATGGTTCCACCAGTTTTTAGTACATCTACTGTATACTTTACAGTAGCCTCAGCACCAGCAGTCTCAATCACAACATCCGCACCTTTGCCACCTGTTAACTCCTCTATTTTCTTTAAAACATCAACCTCTCTTGCATTGATGATATCTGTTGCACCGATTTTTTTTGCAACTTCAAGTCTATTTTCTAGTATATCTACAACAATAATTTTTGAAGCTCCTTTTGCTTTACAGGAAAGCACGCTGACAAGTCCGATACATCCTGTCCCAAAGATAACAACAGTATCTCCTAATTTTACACCACCTTGGTTAGATGCATGTAACCCAACTGCCAATGGTTCTACTAAAGCCCCTTCTACATTGGATACATTTTCTGGCAATTTAAAGCACATATCTTCAGGATGGGCAACATAGTTAGTAAATACACCATGATAAGGAGGTGTAGCAAAAAATTCTACTTCTGGACAAAGATTGTATTTACCGCCTTTACAAAATTCGCATTTTCCACAGGTCTTACCTGGTTCAAGTGCAACTCTATCACCAACTACAAGGCTTTTTACATCCTTACCTACTTCAATAACTTCTCCAGCACATTCGTGTCCTAGAATAAAATCACCTTCAACCACAAAGTCACCTATTCTTCCATGTTGATAATAATGAACATCAGATCCACATATGCCAACTGCATCTACCTTAATCAGAACCTCATGATCTTTTACTTCAGGCATTGGAACTTCTTTTGTAATCATATGATTTGTACCCTGCATAAAAACAGCTTTATTGTTCATTTTCTCAGCCTCCATAGTTTTTTTTAATCTTATATTAAAATTGGTACGCGTACTATTGCTAGCCGCGCACCAAAGGTTTTACTTCATACGTACTATCTTATTGCTCCTGCCCTTTTGTGCATTTCAATGTACTGTTCAACATTGTCACTATTAATTAAAGGACAGTCGATATCAATATCGATTTGTGTTTCAACACCAGTTAAAAGTTTATTAGCAGTGTCTAAAAGCGCTGCGGCTAAATCATAAGCACTTTGTAAGCTTGTAGAAGTCATGATACCTTCTTGGATTAATAAAACAGCTTCAGCAGTTCCATCAACACCATAAGATAAGATTCCATCAAATCTTGAATCATCCTTCACAACTTCTAATGCACCAGCAGCCATGTTATCATTCATAGCGATAATCGCATCGATTTTGCTGTTTGCTTGCACCCATGTTTCCATATAATTCATAGCCTCATCTTTGTTCCAGTTAGCAATTTCTTCTCCAACAATTGTCACGTCAGGACGTTTTTCAAAGAATTCTTTTTGCCAGCTTTCACGTCTTGCATCAGCATGGAAGTTTCCTGGAGGTCCCTTCAATACAACTACATTTGCACCTTGAGGGATTTGCTCAAGTGCAACAGTAGCATTTACTTTTGCTTGTTCATATGGATCAGCATCTACAGAAGATGCTCCTTGAATTCCATCAATTCTAGCGTTGGTAGTAATCGTGATGATACCTGCTGCAACAGCTTTTTCAGCATATGGTCTTTGTGCTTCACCATTGTTTGGCTGAATAATAATTGCATCATACTTGTTTGTGATTGCATTTTCAATTAATGCATTTTGTGTAGAGTCAGAAGCTTGACCGTCAAGAATATCAATAACGATGTTGTCATATTTATCAGCTTCTTCATTTACTGCGTTTGCAAGCCATGCTGCGAAGGAGTCTGCTTGTGCTCTTGCTATATAAGCAACTCTAAAAGGCTTATCGCCAGCTTCCCCTTCATCACCTGCTGGTGTTGTAGCAGGCTTTGAACATCCTGCTAAGATAGACAACATTAATGTCACCACTAATAAGATTGCTAACCATTTTTTCATTTTATTTCCCCCCTAGATTTTATTTTAATAGAGATTCTCTATTAAAAACTCATTAAATTTACTTTACTTTTGCTTCAATGCTTCCTAATTTCTTTTTCGTTCTCTTTGTTTTTGCCCATATATCATAGATTACAGCCAGCGCTATGATAGCACCACGGATAATTTGTTGTAAATAAGAGTTAACCCCTGTTAAAACCATGATATTGTCTAAAAATCCAACGATGAAAGAACCTGCCAATGTTCCTAGAGAAGTACCAATTCCTCCTGTAAAACTTGTTCCTCCAATAACTGCTGCTGTAAGTGCCTTAAATTCATAGCCAACCGCACCATTAGGCATCCCACCGTTTACACGGGACATAAAAATTACCCCTGCTATACCTACAAATATACCGTTGATGATAAAGGCCTTCATTTTTACTCTATCTACGTTTATACCAGAGGCGTTTGCGGCTTCTTGATTTCCTCCTACGGCATATATAGATCTGCCAAACACTGTATGCTTTAATATATACCAGGTCACCAATAGGGTAGCTATCATGAACAATATTGGTGTAGGAATACCAAAGTTTTTCCCCTGTCCGAAGGTCGAATAATTTCCAATCTGATAGATATTTTGTCCATTGGTATACATCAACGCTGCTCCTCTAGCCATCGTCATCATTGCAAGAGTTGCTATGAAGGGTGGTGCTTTAAACTTAGTAATCATCAAACCATTGATGATATTACATGCAACACTGGCTAAAATAGCTACAACAAAAGAAAGCAAAAGTGATTCTGTACTTACATAAGTTGATACCGAAAGCACACCTGCCAATGCTAGCACTGAAGCAGAGGATAAGTCCAGCATCCCAGCTATAATAAGAATTGTTTGCCCAAAGGCAAGTATGGTTACTACTGCAATTTGTATTGAAATATTAGATAAATTGTTTACTGAAACAAAGTTCTCATTAGCAAGCCAACACACAACAAATAGTACAGCCAGCACTAAAAATATACTATATTTACTTTTAATATCTGTCCATATTTTTTTTACATTATTGGTTTTCATATTATTCACCTCGATTTAACTTGTTGTTTCGGTAGCAAGTCGCATAATGTTTTCCTGTGAGAAATCATTCCTCTTCAATTCTCCCATGATGCTACCTTTTGCCATAGTATATATTCTGTCACACATTCCTATAAGCTCTGGAAGTTCTGAAGAAACCATGATGATTCCCTTTTTTTGCTTTGCTAACTCTGACATGAGTTTATAGATTTCGTACTTTGCACCAACGTCAATTCCCCGTGTTGGCTCATCCAAAATTAAAATATCAGGATTTGTAATCATCCACTTAGCCAAGATAACTTTTTGTTGATTCCCTCCACTTAGTGCTTCAATGGAAGTTTCCATGGTTGGTGTTTTTACCTTCATTTTTGTACAATACTCCTGAATTGTCTTCTCTTCTTCTTTTGCATGAAGTTTCCCACCATAAATAAATTTCTTTAGGGCTGCTAATGAAACGTTTTCCTTTACACTTCTGACAGGTATGATCCCAAACCTTCTTCGATCTTCTGAAAGCATTACCATCTTTTTATCTATACTACTTTTCACATTTTTAATCTTTATTTTTTCACCTTTAATAATGATTTCTCCAGATTGATAAGGATCTAATCCAAATAATGCCCTCATGACCTCGGTTCTTCCTGCCCCCATAAGGCCTGCAAACCCAATAATTTCGCCTTCATGAAGATGGAAGTTTATATCGTGAAATTTAACACCATCCGATAAGTCTTTCACCTCGAGAATCTTTTCGCCAATTTCTATTTCCTCTTTTGGAAAGTTATTTTCTAGTTTTCTTCCAACCATTTGTGCAATGACTGTTTCCATATCATAGTCGTCTTTTGATCTTGAATCTACAACACATCCGTCTCTAAATACAGTTATATCATCAGCGATTCTAAAAATTTCATCCATCTTATGGGATATATAAATAATACTTGCCCCTCGATCCCTTAATTCATTGATCTTTTCAAATAAGACTTCAACTTCTTTTTGCGTGATTGCCGATGTAGGCTCATCCATAATAATAATATCAGAGTTATAAGAAATGGCCTTAAGAATCTCCAGCATTTGTATATCCGAAACCGTTAAATCTTTAAGTTTTGTCTCAGGAGAGTAGTTTAGGTTTTCCTTTTTTAACAGTTCAATGGTACGTTTTCTTATTTCAGCCCAATCTACATTTCCGTATTTATTCGTAGGCCAGTTACCAACGAATAAGCTCTCCTCTATGGTCATTTCTGGTATATAATTTAGTTCTTGAAAAATC includes:
- a CDS encoding ABC transporter permease — protein: MKTNNVKKIWTDIKSKYSIFLVLAVLFVVCWLANENFVSVNNLSNISIQIAVVTILAFGQTILIIAGMLDLSSASVLALAGVLSVSTYVSTESLLLSFVVAILASVACNIINGLMITKFKAPPFIATLAMMTMARGAALMYTNGQNIYQIGNYSTFGQGKNFGIPTPILFMIATLLVTWYILKHTVFGRSIYAVGGNQEAANASGINVDRVKMKAFIINGIFVGIAGVIFMSRVNGGMPNGAVGYEFKALTAAVIGGTSFTGGIGTSLGTLAGSFIVGFLDNIMVLTGVNSYLQQIIRGAIIALAVIYDIWAKTKRTKKKLGSIEAKVK
- a CDS encoding NAD(P)-dependent alcohol dehydrogenase, producing the protein MNNKAVFMQGTNHMITKEVPMPEVKDHEVLIKVDAVGICGSDVHYYQHGRIGDFVVEGDFILGHECAGEVIEVGKDVKSLVVGDRVALEPGKTCGKCEFCKGGKYNLCPEVEFFATPPYHGVFTNYVAHPEDMCFKLPENVSNVEGALVEPLAVGLHASNQGGVKLGDTVVIFGTGCIGLVSVLSCKAKGASKIIVVDILENRLEVAKKIGATDIINAREVDVLKKIEELTGGKGADVVIETAGAEATVKYTVDVLKTGGTIVLVGMTPKDETAFNFMKLMGKEGELKTVFRYRNLYPVAINAIASGAIDVKGIVSHEFNFDQTKEAFDFVVGNASDVVKAVIKIK
- a CDS encoding trans-sulfuration enzyme family protein; protein product: MKIGTKLIHNGNEIDKHTGALSIPIYQVSTFHQSDIDNPGEFNYSRSENPTRKALEETIAKLEGGYRGFAFSSGMAATSSVLSIFASGDHIIVCEDVYGGTHRITSKFFSRFAVEVTFVNAGDLENIRKNIKGNTKAIFLESPSNPLLKITDIRSAVKIAKEYDLLTMIDNTFMSPYLQRPVELGIDIVIHSATKFLGGHSDVVGGLVVVKNKDIAEKVYFVQNGFGAILGPQDSWLLLRGIKTLKVRMDYQQQNALKLAQWLEEQKGVEEVFYPGLENHPGKKLHFSQADGAGAVLSFKTTDLQTAKNFMKKVSIVAVAVSLGGVETIVSYPVQMSHAAIPRHERERLGITDTLIRVSLGLEEIEDLIEDFGKALA
- a CDS encoding PAS domain-containing sensor histidine kinase, translating into MKTIFDVKKTDYSIKDPTLKSIFDHPEVGVYISTSSGKFLKLNRKFCDILGYAEKELVNMTLTDLYLPETIDQASQNHHTLFTQEKKHHFLEKKVVRKDRSILWLSFVVSPILDFGTEIYQYIGIVQDISRMKSAEEELYDAKRVLESIFDTTSAMIAYLDKDFNFIRVNKQYAAAGNHPPEFYIGKNHFALYPYTDNEMIFRRVVETGQPISFHAKPFEYQEFPKLGVTYWDWDLIPVKNSHGSVTGVILSLVDVTKRKKAEDKLRKTNDLLEKNVMERTAELQAEVAERKKTEEALRQSEQRYRQVFENTSDGIFLTDVVSHEVFRFVAFNPSLEKLAGLWSSEVCGKYIHEVFPQDCAEFFTANYKKCIALGTVFSFEEQLPTPAGSIYLYTTLMPIKDDQGKIYRILGVCRDITEYKKMSENLKQAKEEAELANDAKSEYIANMSHELRTPINVILSAIQLFDLYLKSNPANTTTKHFHHLKSMKQNCFRLLRLVNNLIDMTKIDTNFYEFNLKNHNIVNIIEVITLSITDHVKNRKIRLSYDSNIDTKIIACDIDIVERIMLNLLSNAIKFTDSNGTIEVNLLDGEEYISISVKDNGIGIPKDKQKTIFERYKQADQLLTRKQEGSGIGLSLTKSFVEMLGGKISVKSEYGLGSEFIVELPCKVLPESPNKTEVECRLNDYSSIVEKINVELSDIYSIKGTEV
- a CDS encoding sugar ABC transporter substrate-binding protein, translated to MKKWLAILLVVTLMLSILAGCSKPATTPAGDEGEAGDKPFRVAYIARAQADSFAAWLANAVNEEADKYDNIVIDILDGQASDSTQNALIENAITNKYDAIIIQPNNGEAQRPYAEKAVAAGIITITTNARIDGIQGASSVDADPYEQAKVNATVALEQIPQGANVVVLKGPPGNFHADARRESWQKEFFEKRPDVTIVGEEIANWNKDEAMNYMETWVQANSKIDAIIAMNDNMAAGALEVVKDDSRFDGILSYGVDGTAEAVLLIQEGIMTSTSLQSAYDLAAALLDTANKLLTGVETQIDIDIDCPLINSDNVEQYIEMHKRAGAIR
- a CDS encoding sugar ABC transporter ATP-binding protein encodes the protein MGQDVRLKVSNIEKSFPGVKALDKINFSVRKGTVHVLCGENGAGKSTLMKIINGIYKADAGEILINGKVVEAQNPIQARSLGIAMIFQELNYIPEMTIEESLFVGNWPTNKYGNVDWAEIRKRTIELLKKENLNYSPETKLKDLTVSDIQMLEILKAISYNSDIIIMDEPTSAITQKEVEVLFEKINELRDRGASIIYISHKMDEIFRIADDITVFRDGCVVDSRSKDDYDMETVIAQMVGRKLENNFPKEEIEIGEKILEVKDLSDGVKFHDINFHLHEGEIIGFAGLMGAGRTEVMRALFGLDPYQSGEIIIKGEKIKIKNVKSSIDKKMVMLSEDRRRFGIIPVRSVKENVSLAALKKFIYGGKLHAKEEEKTIQEYCTKMKVKTPTMETSIEALSGGNQQKVILAKWMITNPDILILDEPTRGIDVGAKYEIYKLMSELAKQKKGIIMVSSELPELIGMCDRIYTMAKGSIMGELKRNDFSQENIMRLATETTS
- the xylB gene encoding xylulokinase: MYFIGIDIGTTSVKIIATDENGNIVRSISKEYPLSFPKPLWSQQNPEDWWRQSISGFKELLDGLDKSEVKAVSFSGQMHGMVTLDENDQVVRPAILWNDQRTEKECEYLNNEIGRNKISQWTGNVALTGFTAPKVLWLKGNEPENFAVAKKIMLPKDYIAYKMSGVFATDMSDASGTLYLDVKNRKWSAEMLELLGISEEQLPRLYESYEVIGNIKPDLAEELGLNKDVKIVIGGGDQAVAAVGGGVVGAGSCSLSLGTSGVVFTSNEEFFVDENNGLHSFCHANGKYHLMGVTLAAAASLKWWVEEVNKSEDFDGLLNEAKEAQIDDSLFYLPYLMGERTPHNDPNCRGTFIGINMTHERKHMTRAVLEGVAFSLRDTFEIMKEMGIEITDISISGGGAKSKLWCEIIADVLNVRVNKLNTNEGPAYGAAILASVGFGLFDRVEDACCKFIKVTESIHPDKENSQLYNKKYEKFRKIYPTVKDLFKQLI
- a CDS encoding trans-sulfuration enzyme family protein; this translates as METKLVHGSRGGDVHTGAISFPIYQSATFKHPAVNESTGYDYSRVQNPTREELENTIAALEGGTAGFAFSTGMAAIATLFHLFSTGDHIIVSDDLYGGTYRLFEEICKKNGMEFSYIDTRSIDNIRKSIKANTRGIFIETPSNPMMKVTDIEALNKFTKDNSIILMVDNTFLTPYFQRPLALGADIVVHSGTKYLGGHNDTLAGFVVVKEEEMREKIELLHKTVGAVLAPFDCWLMLRGIKTLGIRMKKQQENAIEIANWLKKKEEVEKVYYVGLEDHEGYTLSRKQATGFGAMISFVVKNTALAEKILKNVKVISFAESLGGVESLITYPITQTHASIPEEIRKRLGIDERLLRLSVGIEDVNDLISDLEEAIEGEE